One stretch of Paenibacillus sp. FSL R5-0341 DNA includes these proteins:
- a CDS encoding stage II sporulation protein P → MNKILAWNIGKWKKRCLHVLAMGRTLLLLMIISALFFVVLGLGGMAEKRLNNSPVSSMKGFASAVSSRFFVDMLGMEMPHLTQKEQTSAISGENLTSFVFQLLTNVNPQDPKSLIAREMPGMGSNQPVLLRPGSGNEKAEAPEDYQPGPGLTDTASADGGKPGSELHVPPGQDNTDPPDSSEPGEGEVKEDPPAKDGEKDNSGSPTTGKKSVLIYHSHPREGYNPLLGTKSDNPSSGKSTGNVFQVGTYLSDSLEKLGIGVEHAKDDYPTKVKDYNWNYSYKYSRQTVKAALAQNDDLTYLIDIHRDSQRHGKTTTTINDLGYAKVYFIIGHENPNWRQNEAFAAKIHKKLEAKYPGVSRGVWGKDGGGANNGEYNQTLSPNSILIEIGGIDNTGAELQRTSKILADMIAQVYWEDQKVDKASAETSSQGG, encoded by the coding sequence ATGAACAAGATATTGGCCTGGAATATTGGGAAGTGGAAAAAAAGATGTCTGCACGTGCTGGCCATGGGCCGTACGTTGTTGTTGCTTATGATCATATCTGCCTTGTTTTTTGTCGTACTTGGTCTCGGGGGAATGGCAGAGAAACGCTTGAATAATTCACCCGTTTCTTCCATGAAAGGATTTGCGAGCGCCGTATCAAGCCGCTTTTTCGTCGATATGCTCGGTATGGAGATGCCCCATCTCACCCAGAAAGAACAGACCTCTGCCATATCCGGTGAGAATCTCACCTCTTTTGTTTTCCAATTGCTGACGAATGTAAACCCTCAAGACCCCAAAAGCCTGATTGCGAGAGAAATGCCGGGCATGGGTTCGAACCAACCTGTACTGCTCCGGCCAGGCTCGGGTAACGAAAAAGCTGAGGCTCCCGAAGATTATCAGCCCGGTCCTGGTCTTACGGATACAGCTTCAGCGGATGGAGGAAAACCCGGTAGTGAGCTGCATGTTCCACCAGGTCAGGACAACACGGACCCGCCTGATTCGAGCGAGCCTGGAGAGGGAGAAGTTAAAGAAGATCCTCCAGCGAAGGATGGCGAGAAAGACAATAGCGGTTCACCGACAACAGGCAAAAAATCAGTTCTCATCTATCATTCTCATCCACGGGAAGGCTACAATCCACTGCTAGGCACGAAGAGTGATAACCCATCATCAGGCAAATCAACAGGAAATGTGTTTCAAGTGGGAACCTATCTCTCAGACAGTCTGGAGAAGCTGGGAATCGGCGTAGAGCATGCGAAGGATGATTACCCCACCAAAGTAAAGGACTATAACTGGAACTATTCCTATAAATATTCCCGTCAAACGGTAAAAGCGGCACTCGCTCAAAATGATGATTTGACGTATCTCATAGACATTCATCGTGATTCACAGCGTCATGGCAAAACAACGACTACTATTAATGACTTGGGCTACGCCAAAGTATATTTCATTATTGGACATGAAAATCCGAATTGGCGGCAGAATGAAGCTTTTGCTGCAAAAATTCATAAGAAACTGGAAGCCAAGTATCCTGGGGTATCCCGTGGTGTCTGGGGCAAGGACGGTGGAGGAGCCAACAACGGAGAATATAACCAAACCCTTTCACCCAACAGCATTTTGATTGAGATTGGTGGGATCGATAATACAGGGGCTGAGTTACAACGGACATCCAAAATTCTCGCTGACATGATTGCCCAAGTGTATTGGGAAGATCAGAAGGTGGACAAAGCCAGTGCAGAAACGTCATCACAGGGTGGATAG
- the gpr gene encoding GPR endopeptidase codes for MTLDLQNYTVRTDLAIDSKEMAQGGQKQTIPGLREDVEKKEGITITRIDVLNDEAAKAIGRVKGHYVTLEVPSLRNGDTELQERVAAEFTREMEDFMVKAGINKTSKVLIVGLGNLNVTPDSLGPLVVENLMVTRQYFELVPDQVAPGYREVSAIAPGVLGTTGIESSDIVQGIVDRTKPDAIIAIDALASRSLERVNTTIQVADIGIHPGSGIGNKRRGLTREILGVPCIAIGVPTVCYASTIVNNVIEMMRSHFRQETDQTKQIMGMLDDIGEQDRLSLVKEVLEPLGHDLIVTPKEIDEFIEGIANVIATGLNAALHDAVNPDNVAAYTH; via the coding sequence ATGACACTGGATTTGCAAAACTATACAGTTCGTACCGATTTGGCAATCGACTCCAAGGAAATGGCGCAAGGTGGACAGAAACAGACGATTCCCGGACTACGGGAAGACGTAGAGAAAAAAGAGGGTATTACGATCACACGTATTGATGTACTTAATGATGAAGCAGCCAAAGCCATTGGTCGGGTGAAAGGCCACTATGTCACTTTGGAGGTGCCGTCACTACGGAATGGGGATACGGAGTTACAGGAGCGCGTTGCCGCCGAGTTCACACGTGAGATGGAAGATTTTATGGTTAAGGCCGGAATCAACAAAACATCCAAGGTTTTGATTGTTGGCCTGGGCAACTTAAATGTCACCCCGGATTCACTCGGTCCACTTGTTGTGGAAAATCTGATGGTGACCCGTCAGTATTTTGAATTGGTGCCTGATCAGGTTGCACCAGGGTATCGGGAAGTCAGCGCGATCGCTCCCGGCGTATTAGGTACAACGGGCATTGAGTCCAGTGACATCGTACAGGGGATTGTAGACCGGACCAAGCCGGATGCGATTATTGCGATTGATGCTCTGGCCTCCCGTTCCTTGGAACGTGTAAACACAACGATTCAGGTAGCCGACATTGGTATCCACCCGGGTTCAGGTATAGGTAACAAACGACGTGGCTTGACCCGTGAAATATTGGGCGTTCCTTGCATCGCCATCGGCGTACCGACTGTATGTTATGCGTCCACCATTGTGAACAATGTCATTGAGATGATGCGCTCACACTTCCGCCAGGAAACGGATCAGACGAAACAGATCATGGGTATGCTGGACGACATCGGTGAGCAAGATCGACTAAGTCTGGTGAAAGAGGTACTGGAGCCACTGGGGCATGACCTCATTGTTACTCCCAAAGAAATTGATGAGTTTATTGAGGGAATCGCCAATGTTATCGCTACAGGACTTAACGCCGCCCTCCATGATGCAGTGAATCCAGATAACGTAGCCGCCTATACACATTAA
- the rpsT gene encoding 30S ribosomal protein S20 yields the protein MPNIKSAVKRVKTSDKRRALNASQKSALRTAVKAADAALVSNEVDTAKAAIQAASKKLDKAVTKGLVHKNAAARKKSRLAKKLNALSAQA from the coding sequence ATGCCAAACATCAAATCCGCTGTTAAACGCGTAAAAACGAGCGACAAGCGCCGCGCACTCAACGCTTCCCAGAAGTCTGCACTCCGTACAGCTGTTAAAGCTGCTGATGCTGCTCTGGTAAGTAACGAAGTTGATACTGCAAAAGCTGCGATTCAAGCTGCTTCCAAAAAGCTGGACAAGGCTGTAACTAAAGGTCTGGTTCATAAAAATGCTGCAGCACGCAAAAAGTCTCGCTTGGCGAAAAAACTGAACGCTCTTTCCGCACAAGCGTAA
- the holA gene encoding DNA polymerase III subunit delta gives MDVKSATKAIRSGEPAPIYVLYGTEKYQIQQFTDMLKEQVIEEEHRDFAIIPYDLSETAVEVVIEEAETVPFLVPRKLIIVRDASLFTAGKESKIEHQVDRLLTYMENPAEYSTIVFLAQGDKLDERKKLVKAVKKQAVVLAFAPLSGEELLNWIVKLAKQRDVSFETGAADTLISYAGTGLQTLSAEVDKLCLFAGNGGTIRRVDIESLVARSTEQNVFSLVEELANLRLEKALALFYELLKQREEPIKIAALIARQFRIMIQVKELGQQSYSQQQIASQLGLHPYAVKIAGEQARKFQPDRLRMILSHLSELDYQMKTGAVDKVLGLELFLLRLGA, from the coding sequence ATGGATGTGAAAAGTGCAACAAAGGCAATACGTAGTGGAGAACCGGCTCCGATCTATGTGCTGTATGGAACGGAAAAGTATCAGATACAGCAGTTTACGGATATGTTAAAGGAACAGGTTATTGAAGAAGAACATCGTGATTTTGCGATTATTCCATATGATTTGTCTGAAACGGCTGTGGAGGTCGTTATTGAAGAAGCGGAGACTGTACCTTTTCTAGTTCCGCGGAAATTGATTATTGTAAGGGATGCTAGTCTGTTTACCGCAGGTAAAGAATCCAAGATTGAACACCAGGTTGATCGTCTGCTTACATATATGGAAAATCCGGCAGAGTACAGTACGATTGTTTTTCTGGCCCAAGGGGACAAGCTGGATGAGCGTAAGAAACTGGTGAAGGCTGTCAAGAAACAGGCGGTAGTTCTTGCTTTTGCTCCACTGAGTGGAGAGGAGCTGTTGAATTGGATTGTGAAACTGGCGAAGCAGCGGGATGTCTCCTTTGAGACGGGAGCAGCGGACACGTTGATCAGCTACGCGGGAACAGGTCTGCAGACCCTGTCTGCTGAAGTAGACAAGTTATGTTTGTTTGCGGGTAATGGGGGGACAATTCGTCGCGTTGATATCGAGTCATTGGTTGCCCGTAGTACAGAGCAGAATGTATTTTCGCTGGTGGAAGAACTCGCTAATTTGCGACTGGAGAAAGCACTGGCTCTTTTCTATGAGTTGCTGAAACAACGGGAAGAACCGATTAAAATTGCAGCTTTAATCGCACGTCAGTTTCGGATCATGATTCAGGTGAAAGAGTTAGGCCAGCAAAGTTACTCCCAGCAGCAGATCGCCAGTCAGCTTGGTCTGCATCCATATGCCGTTAAGATTGCGGGTGAACAAGCGCGTAAATTTCAGCCGGATCGTCTGAGAATGATCTTGAGTCACCTTAGTGAACTGGATTACCAGATGAAAACAGGAGCGGTGGATAAAGTGCTGGGTCTGGAGCTTTTCTTATTAAGACTTGGTGCGTGA
- a CDS encoding zf-HC2 domain-containing protein, with protein MKCEEVVEWMHRYLDHDLGEAETAQMLQHVAKCPECAENFSLLRALSRELEELPQVSPKFSLVDAIMPQLDAIDEARREQSSTIQEMNPVPAAFENLQRSSERKTKQKQKWLNSMAGRMSMGAAAAAVVLGFAIWGYEPEQIENADSMLLSSGATQESGNVDQNALSKNIENYDPSTSSQPSSNDVFVDDSNASSTEGDNLGSETMPEENGGDQVQEPKVQTDPTPQQPATESTPAPNKGTQDNSSSSPSTDSQKSQGQSQDAEQRNQESGSAPTSSTDGEEDGTTEPENGDAKSFASQNTAPNTNEDAPVEGNAATDSGTGVDTSGGNKGLAGPDQGMATTAAPKEWNSPDGSYVVMLLGDQISIYSKPANEPDVLNLVEQRNIEGTLKSASWSKDGTLFNYETDKDGTTAKNSFNVTSVSGGASAK; from the coding sequence ATGAAATGCGAAGAGGTGGTGGAATGGATGCACCGCTATCTGGATCATGATCTGGGCGAAGCGGAAACCGCGCAGATGCTACAGCATGTGGCCAAGTGTCCGGAGTGCGCCGAGAATTTTAGTTTACTCAGAGCTCTTTCCAGAGAACTGGAAGAATTACCGCAAGTAAGCCCGAAGTTTAGTCTGGTTGATGCGATTATGCCACAGCTTGATGCTATAGACGAAGCGCGTAGGGAGCAAAGTAGCACCATACAGGAAATGAATCCTGTCCCCGCTGCATTTGAGAATTTACAACGTTCAAGTGAGCGGAAAACGAAGCAAAAACAAAAATGGCTTAACTCGATGGCAGGACGAATGTCCATGGGGGCAGCGGCTGCGGCAGTTGTATTGGGATTCGCCATCTGGGGATATGAGCCTGAACAGATTGAGAATGCCGATTCCATGTTGCTGAGCTCTGGAGCTACTCAAGAGAGCGGTAATGTGGATCAGAATGCATTGAGCAAAAATATTGAGAATTATGATCCTTCAACTTCATCCCAACCAAGCAGCAACGATGTATTTGTGGATGATTCGAATGCTTCCTCAACGGAAGGAGATAACCTGGGATCTGAAACAATGCCTGAAGAGAATGGTGGAGATCAGGTGCAGGAGCCTAAAGTTCAGACAGATCCGACACCTCAACAACCGGCTACCGAATCAACGCCTGCTCCGAATAAAGGAACTCAGGATAATTCGTCCAGTTCTCCTTCGACCGATAGTCAGAAGAGTCAGGGTCAGAGCCAAGACGCTGAGCAGAGAAATCAAGAATCAGGCAGTGCTCCTACATCTTCTACAGATGGTGAAGAGGATGGAACAACCGAACCAGAAAATGGAGACGCGAAATCCTTCGCTTCTCAAAATACAGCTCCGAACACAAATGAAGATGCTCCGGTTGAAGGCAATGCTGCCACTGATTCCGGTACAGGTGTAGATACCTCTGGAGGAAACAAAGGATTGGCAGGACCGGATCAAGGAATGGCTACAACGGCAGCACCAAAAGAATGGAATTCACCTGACGGCTCCTATGTAGTTATGCTTCTTGGTGATCAAATCAGCATATACTCCAAACCTGCCAATGAACCGGATGTTCTTAATCTGGTTGAGCAACGTAATATAGAGGGGACGCTGAAGTCAGCAAGTTGGTCGAAGGATGGTACCCTATTTAACTACGAAACGGACAAGGACGGAACAACGGCGAAGAACTCGTTTAATGTAACTTCTGTTTCAGGTGGAGCTTCTGCGAAATAA
- a CDS encoding sigma-70 family RNA polymerase sigma factor — translation MVEPELIRAAQSGDRDALITLLREIEQHVYRTAYYILNNEQDALDAAQEALIRIYTKINSYEEKAQFKTWVQRIVTNICIDKFRRTKPSVSIDEHDMVFQDNQDVEYEVMSTYVAQDIQDAINKLPEHHRTVIVLRYLQDLSYNEIADCLDLPLNTVKSYLFRARQQLQNLLQEYQKGGVTG, via the coding sequence GTGGTAGAGCCGGAACTCATCAGAGCCGCTCAATCGGGCGATCGCGACGCTCTAATTACCCTATTGCGGGAGATTGAACAACACGTCTATCGGACCGCATATTACATTCTAAATAATGAACAGGACGCTTTGGATGCTGCTCAGGAAGCGTTGATCCGAATTTACACCAAAATCAATTCATACGAAGAAAAGGCCCAATTCAAAACATGGGTACAACGCATCGTCACGAACATCTGTATTGATAAATTCAGAAGAACCAAGCCGTCCGTCTCCATTGACGAACATGACATGGTTTTTCAGGATAATCAGGATGTGGAGTACGAGGTCATGTCTACATACGTGGCCCAAGACATTCAGGATGCGATCAACAAGCTTCCCGAGCATCATCGTACCGTTATTGTTCTAAGATATTTGCAGGACTTATCCTACAATGAAATTGCGGATTGTCTCGATCTTCCGTTGAATACGGTGAAATCTTATTTATTTAGAGCCAGACAGCAATTACAGAATCTACTACAGGAATATCAGAAAGGTGGTGTGACAGGATGA
- a CDS encoding ComEC/Rec2 family competence protein, whose translation MKGRPLLSFTICWLCGSGMACALTGWTLIWGMIGALACLPLLLRFIDVRGWSILFLLTAFIGGAAHWEWNDARNHSRLPETTHISARELDGLAAEIQGELVSNVRIDGDRADFKIQMSSILPLSDSSADTDLTASSVFKIDEQLMVQVRLVEEEEQQVAAGWKRGDSITLNGSFALPGEARNFGGFDYRSYLRTLHIHWLFKVKGASSVTAAPPEGLGLFNVLRWTDWTRHTLGSAVEQLFPEPHAGYMKGLIIGIANDIDPGTYGHFSQLGLTHILAISGTHVAVYVASLLLILSWLRLTRETALTIVLILVPAYVLLSGGSPSVIRAGIMSMIGLYMARRGLARDGLQMISAAALLMMWWDPYFLLSVSFQLSFLVTAGLMIYMPLINRLFSNWPKSLAATASVTVTAQLISFPVTILYFNQFSLLSFVANFLLVSLISAIVLPLGTVAMLLSFIWVPLAKPLAWIAIQLNQLTFVSVEWMNSLPGFVLIWATPSLLWIAAYYAVLYALLYLLYRGNGEQRETASIEEETAPLVRRQPPVSMGNVGIRSSMSTVAQDQGKNRVGEKETSLTTLGASIAWPEYTSAFTARGAGYYAHERMSKAQQWLCGLLALSFIAGLWWAYQTPKPAGAGIVQFLDIGQGDSTLITTPEGKHILVDGGGTVSFGNNEQSWKTRRDPYEVGAKVVVPLLKKRGIHQLDAVIVTHADQDHAGGLQAVLEQIPVKRFMFNGTTSGKENFDKLLDTAMERKIPLYAIQQGMSYKADKETSLHFIAPDLAHVDVNVSGSLPVSEHQNHDSVVFLLDMAGTSMLFTGDMDAAAEQDLLYMIQDGSLAAQFEQKGVDIGVTEGVVQRVLTRPLQDNSNDLSASSSISIDVLKVAHHGSKTSSTEAWLQYWNAKTAVISAGVNNTYGHPNPGVMERLEATGSDIYRTDQMGEVQMRVKDGKIDVRYKLFGVE comes from the coding sequence ATGAAAGGTAGACCTTTGCTAAGCTTTACGATTTGCTGGTTATGCGGTAGCGGGATGGCATGTGCTTTAACAGGCTGGACATTGATCTGGGGAATGATTGGAGCGCTGGCGTGTCTGCCACTTTTACTTCGTTTCATTGATGTTCGTGGATGGTCCATTTTATTTTTACTCACTGCCTTTATTGGAGGTGCTGCACATTGGGAATGGAATGATGCACGCAATCATAGCAGACTGCCCGAGACTACTCATATCTCTGCTAGAGAGTTGGACGGTTTGGCAGCCGAAATTCAGGGTGAGCTTGTGTCAAATGTACGCATTGATGGAGATCGGGCAGACTTTAAGATACAGATGTCTTCAATATTGCCCTTATCGGATTCATCAGCAGATACAGATCTGACAGCATCATCTGTATTCAAAATAGATGAACAATTAATGGTGCAAGTCAGACTGGTGGAGGAAGAAGAACAACAGGTAGCAGCAGGCTGGAAGAGGGGCGATTCAATCACGCTCAATGGTTCTTTTGCCCTTCCTGGAGAAGCCAGGAACTTTGGCGGGTTTGATTATCGGAGTTATTTGCGAACATTGCACATACACTGGTTGTTCAAAGTGAAGGGAGCCAGTTCAGTTACAGCAGCTCCCCCTGAAGGGCTTGGACTATTTAACGTACTACGATGGACGGATTGGACGAGGCATACGTTGGGTTCGGCGGTTGAGCAGTTATTTCCTGAGCCTCATGCAGGATATATGAAGGGTCTGATTATCGGGATAGCTAATGATATCGATCCAGGCACCTATGGTCATTTTTCACAACTGGGTCTAACGCATATTCTAGCAATCTCTGGAACCCATGTCGCTGTATATGTAGCTTCGCTGCTACTCATTCTATCTTGGTTAAGGCTTACCAGAGAGACGGCACTCACGATTGTTCTGATCCTGGTGCCAGCTTATGTACTGCTATCCGGTGGATCACCTTCAGTGATTCGTGCAGGAATTATGTCCATGATTGGTCTGTATATGGCACGTCGTGGTCTCGCGAGAGACGGCCTTCAGATGATTAGTGCAGCAGCATTACTGATGATGTGGTGGGACCCGTACTTTTTGCTGAGCGTCAGCTTTCAGTTATCCTTTCTCGTGACCGCAGGTTTGATGATCTATATGCCATTGATTAATCGACTGTTCAGTAATTGGCCTAAATCTCTGGCTGCAACAGCATCGGTTACGGTGACCGCTCAGTTGATTTCGTTCCCAGTAACCATTTTGTATTTCAACCAGTTTTCCTTACTCTCATTTGTGGCTAACTTTCTGCTGGTTTCTTTGATCAGTGCTATTGTATTACCTCTAGGGACGGTCGCCATGCTATTGTCATTCATATGGGTTCCTTTGGCGAAACCCCTCGCATGGATAGCGATTCAACTGAACCAACTGACATTTGTAAGCGTGGAGTGGATGAACAGCCTGCCAGGTTTTGTGCTGATCTGGGCGACACCTTCCTTGTTATGGATTGCCGCATACTATGCTGTGTTGTATGCCTTACTCTACCTATTGTATCGTGGCAATGGTGAGCAGCGAGAAACAGCGTCTATTGAGGAGGAGACGGCTCCTCTTGTGAGGCGACAACCTCCAGTTTCAATGGGAAATGTGGGCATTCGCTCTTCGATGTCTACCGTGGCACAGGATCAAGGTAAGAACCGTGTAGGTGAAAAAGAAACTTCTTTAACGACATTAGGAGCCAGTATAGCCTGGCCGGAGTATACAAGTGCGTTTACCGCACGAGGTGCCGGATATTATGCACATGAACGAATGAGTAAAGCTCAGCAATGGTTGTGTGGGTTGCTCGCGCTCAGCTTTATTGCTGGATTGTGGTGGGCATACCAGACTCCGAAGCCTGCTGGAGCTGGCATCGTGCAGTTTTTGGATATTGGGCAAGGGGACAGTACATTGATTACAACCCCGGAAGGCAAACACATTTTGGTGGATGGTGGGGGAACGGTGAGCTTTGGGAACAATGAACAGTCATGGAAAACAAGGCGTGATCCGTATGAGGTAGGAGCCAAGGTGGTTGTTCCCTTATTGAAAAAGAGAGGTATACATCAACTGGACGCTGTCATTGTAACGCATGCAGATCAGGATCATGCCGGAGGACTACAGGCTGTGCTGGAACAGATTCCGGTTAAACGTTTCATGTTTAATGGCACAACCAGTGGTAAAGAAAACTTTGATAAATTACTGGACACAGCCATGGAACGCAAAATTCCTCTATACGCCATTCAGCAGGGCATGTCCTATAAGGCTGATAAAGAGACGAGTCTACATTTTATAGCTCCAGATCTGGCACATGTGGATGTAAATGTATCGGGTAGTTTGCCTGTGTCTGAACACCAAAATCATGATTCCGTTGTCTTTTTGTTAGACATGGCTGGGACTTCCATGTTGTTTACTGGCGATATGGATGCTGCTGCCGAACAGGACCTGCTCTATATGATTCAAGATGGCTCATTAGCGGCCCAGTTTGAACAGAAAGGTGTAGATATTGGAGTTACAGAGGGAGTTGTACAAAGGGTACTTACACGCCCGTTGCAGGACAATTCAAATGATCTTTCAGCATCATCATCTATCTCCATTGACGTATTAAAGGTGGCTCATCATGGTAGTAAAACGTCGTCCACCGAAGCCTGGCTCCAATACTGGAATGCCAAAACCGCCGTGATATCTGCAGGAGTTAACAATACATATGGGCATCCCAATCCAGGAGTGATGGAACGTCTGGAAGCTACCGGGTCAGATATTTATCGGACGGATCAGATGGGTGAGGTCCAGATGAGAGTGAAAGATGGGAAGATTGATGTTCGATACAAGTTGTTTGGAGTTGAGTGA
- a CDS encoding dCMP deaminase family protein — MSTVEVRKDWDTYFMDIAYMVSTRSRCSRRHVGSVLVQGKKLLGTAYNGAPTGVPDCSEAGCMISEEYELVVTDGREEMVKKQRCIRTIHAEQNLLLFTDRIDREGSSVYVTDEPCWTCANMLANSGITEIVFHRSYPKDTGKVTNMMQQKGITFRRLENYQPPRETMMTVSN; from the coding sequence ATGAGTACAGTAGAGGTACGCAAGGACTGGGACACGTATTTTATGGACATTGCATATATGGTCTCGACCCGTTCCCGCTGTTCGCGTCGTCACGTAGGTTCCGTTCTTGTTCAGGGAAAGAAACTGCTGGGAACAGCCTATAATGGTGCACCCACCGGCGTCCCGGATTGTTCTGAAGCTGGTTGCATGATTTCAGAAGAATATGAGTTGGTCGTGACCGATGGTCGGGAAGAAATGGTCAAAAAGCAACGCTGCATTCGCACAATCCATGCGGAGCAAAATTTGCTTTTATTCACAGATCGAATTGACCGTGAAGGCTCGTCTGTGTATGTGACCGACGAACCTTGCTGGACATGTGCAAATATGCTGGCGAATAGTGGAATTACAGAAATCGTCTTTCATCGTTCTTATCCTAAAGATACCGGTAAGGTTACCAACATGATGCAACAGAAGGGCATAACGTTCCGCAGACTGGAGAATTATCAGCCCCCGCGGGAAACGATGATGACTGTGAGCAATTAA
- a CDS encoding helix-hairpin-helix domain-containing protein translates to MRWNKGLTIAAAVVGSILILWSGKSEQPPSGWEPLQLGTEKPTIEQELPAVLSATSVQGNTGASSGSDASEMQTGNDAKADKSKEHASASVEGNSGVQTTSQTDANPPDTSNSIEPVAQSTNSNPSVTSETALNSNPPVVREESGDNGKIDVNTAPVSKLTELPGIGEKKAQAIVDYRNAHGPFAKVSDLTKVKGIGMKMLEKMAPYVQIR, encoded by the coding sequence ATGAGATGGAATAAAGGACTGACCATTGCTGCTGCGGTGGTTGGAAGTATACTTATATTATGGTCGGGCAAAAGTGAACAACCACCTAGTGGCTGGGAACCCTTGCAGCTCGGCACCGAGAAGCCGACGATAGAGCAGGAACTCCCTGCTGTACTGTCGGCTACTTCGGTTCAGGGCAATACAGGAGCATCTTCAGGATCGGATGCAAGTGAAATGCAGACTGGGAATGATGCAAAGGCAGATAAGTCGAAAGAGCATGCGAGCGCTTCAGTTGAAGGTAATTCGGGAGTTCAAACTACAAGTCAGACGGATGCTAATCCACCGGACACCTCAAATTCGATTGAACCAGTTGCGCAAAGTACGAATTCGAATCCTTCGGTTACCTCCGAGACGGCTTTGAACAGTAATCCACCTGTAGTTCGTGAAGAATCTGGCGACAATGGCAAGATTGATGTCAATACGGCACCTGTCTCCAAGCTTACGGAGCTTCCCGGAATTGGGGAGAAGAAAGCTCAAGCCATTGTGGACTATCGGAATGCACATGGTCCTTTTGCGAAAGTTAGTGATCTGACGAAGGTCAAAGGAATCGGCATGAAGATGCTGGAGAAGATGGCACCGTATGTGCAGATCCGGTAA
- the comER gene encoding late competence protein ComER, whose protein sequence is MKVGFIGTGSMGSLLIYALIQSGALEPRQIAASNRTPSKVRQLSLRYPGLHESQSNRETVIRSNIIFLCVKPLEFKHVIDDILPVVNPNHIIVSITSPVQLRHLESSLPCKVSKVIPSVTHQVGSGASLCIHGERMTSEDRAVLESLLSHIGRPYQVDEACTRITSDFSSCGPAFISFFLEQWIESAVKLTGIKRADACALAGEMLLGTGKLLTEGGYTPQELQARVAVPGGITAQALALLKVSLDGVFDNLIHTTHDKYDEDLLKLDELFRAGEINRQQY, encoded by the coding sequence ATGAAGGTTGGATTTATCGGAACCGGCAGCATGGGCAGCCTGCTGATCTATGCCCTGATCCAATCGGGTGCACTCGAGCCCCGGCAGATCGCCGCCAGCAATCGAACCCCGTCCAAAGTACGTCAGTTATCCCTCCGTTACCCCGGTCTGCATGAATCCCAGAGCAATCGGGAAACGGTGATCCGAAGCAATATCATCTTCCTGTGCGTGAAGCCGCTTGAATTCAAACATGTCATTGACGACATCCTGCCTGTCGTGAATCCCAATCATATAATTGTCTCGATCACCAGTCCCGTGCAGCTGCGACATCTGGAATCTTCACTTCCTTGCAAAGTCTCCAAGGTAATTCCCAGCGTCACACACCAAGTCGGCAGTGGAGCGTCCCTCTGCATACATGGCGAACGAATGACCAGTGAAGACCGCGCTGTGTTGGAAAGTCTGCTCAGTCATATAGGCAGGCCGTACCAGGTGGATGAAGCCTGTACAAGAATCACATCCGACTTCTCCAGCTGCGGACCTGCATTCATTTCGTTCTTTTTGGAACAGTGGATCGAAAGTGCCGTCAAGCTGACAGGCATCAAAAGGGCAGATGCCTGCGCTCTGGCTGGCGAGATGCTTCTGGGAACAGGCAAGCTGCTCACCGAAGGAGGATACACGCCGCAAGAACTTCAAGCTCGTGTCGCTGTACCTGGCGGTATTACCGCTCAGGCACTTGCACTGCTGAAGGTTAGTCTCGACGGTGTTTTCGACAATCTGATCCACACGACACATGACAAATATGATGAAGATTTGTTAAAGCTGGATGAACTATTCCGAGCCGGTGAGATTAACCGGCAACAATATTAA